A stretch of the Microcella sp. genome encodes the following:
- the dapC gene encoding succinyldiaminopimelate transaminase — translation MSLALPDFPWDSLAPFAATAREHADGIVDLSVGSPVDPTPALVRDALVAATDAHAYPTTSGTLALREAIVDWYARRRGVTALSTDAVLPTIGSKELVALLPLLLGLGPGDTVVYPRTAYPTYAVGAAIARTTGVAADDPQAWPASTRLVWLNSPGNPTGAVLGVDALRAAVARARELRAVIVNDECYAELGWQPERWAGDATESGADFGDAERVPSILDPRVIGGDATGVLSVYSLSKQSNLAGYRAAFVAGDEALVRRVLEVRKHAGLIPPAPVQAAMIAALGDEQHVAEQRERYRARREVLAAALTSAGFRIDHSEAGLYLWATRHEPALATIAALADVGVLAAPGTFYEGDGSQHVRLALTATDERIAAAARRLENLSKS, via the coding sequence ATGAGTCTCGCGCTCCCAGACTTTCCCTGGGATTCGCTCGCACCCTTCGCGGCGACAGCCCGCGAGCACGCCGACGGCATCGTCGACCTCTCGGTGGGCTCGCCCGTCGACCCGACCCCGGCGCTCGTGCGCGACGCACTCGTGGCCGCGACCGACGCGCACGCCTACCCGACCACGTCAGGCACTCTCGCCCTCCGCGAGGCGATCGTCGACTGGTACGCCCGCCGGCGAGGCGTGACGGCGTTGTCGACGGATGCTGTGCTCCCGACTATCGGCAGCAAAGAGCTCGTCGCCCTCCTGCCCCTGCTGCTCGGCCTCGGCCCTGGCGACACGGTGGTCTACCCGCGCACGGCCTACCCGACCTACGCCGTAGGTGCCGCGATCGCTCGCACGACCGGCGTCGCGGCGGATGACCCCCAGGCCTGGCCCGCATCCACTCGACTCGTGTGGCTCAACAGCCCGGGCAACCCGACGGGGGCTGTGCTCGGCGTCGACGCGTTGCGCGCCGCGGTCGCCCGGGCCCGCGAGCTCAGAGCCGTGATCGTCAACGACGAGTGTTACGCCGAACTGGGCTGGCAGCCCGAGCGGTGGGCGGGCGACGCGACCGAGAGCGGCGCCGACTTCGGTGACGCCGAGCGCGTCCCGAGCATCCTCGACCCCCGTGTCATCGGCGGCGACGCGACCGGCGTGCTCAGCGTCTACTCGCTCAGCAAGCAATCGAACCTCGCCGGCTATCGCGCCGCGTTCGTCGCGGGCGACGAGGCTCTCGTGCGGCGCGTGCTCGAGGTGCGCAAGCACGCGGGGCTGATTCCGCCGGCGCCCGTGCAGGCCGCCATGATCGCGGCCCTCGGTGACGAGCAGCACGTCGCCGAGCAGCGCGAGCGCTACCGTGCGCGACGCGAGGTGCTGGCCGCGGCACTGACGAGCGCGGGCTTCCGCATCGACCACTCCGAGGCCGGGCTGTACCTGTGGGCGACGCGCCACGAGCCCGCACTGGCTACGATCGCGGCCCTCGCCGACGTCGGCGTTCTCGCTGCGCCCGGCACGTTCTACGAGGGCGACGGCTCGCAACACGTGCGACTGGCGCTCACGGCGACCGACGAGCGCATCGCGGCGGCTGCGCGACGCTTGGAGAACCTCTCTAAGTCGTGA
- the fdxA gene encoding ferredoxin — MTYVIALPCVDLKDRACIDECPVDCIYEGDRMLYIHPDECVDCGACEPVCPVEAIFYEDDLPDKWSDYYTANVEFFSEIGSPGGAAKIGVIPGDHPVVAAVPPQA, encoded by the coding sequence GTGACCTACGTGATCGCCCTTCCGTGCGTTGACCTCAAAGACCGCGCCTGCATCGACGAATGCCCCGTCGACTGCATCTACGAGGGCGACCGCATGCTCTACATCCACCCCGACGAGTGCGTCGACTGCGGTGCCTGCGAGCCGGTGTGCCCCGTCGAGGCGATCTTCTACGAAGACGATCTGCCCGACAAGTGGTCTGACTACTACACCGCCAACGTCGAGTTCTTCAGCGAGATCGGGTCGCCCGGTGGGGCGGCCAAGATCGGCGTGATCCCCGGAGACCACCCCGTCGTCGCCGCGGTGCCGCCGCAGGCATGA
- a CDS encoding citrate synthase gives MSDGDQKATLHYPGGTAEFPILSSVDGASSIDVSTLTKQTGLTALDYGFVNTASTQSAITYVDGDNGQLRYRGYAIEDIAANSSFLEVAWLLIYGELPTASELDEFAHRVGRHTLLHEDLKRFFDSLPHQAHPMSVLSSAVSALSTYYGDSLDPHDPEQVEISTIRLLAKLPVIAAYAHKKAIGQAFLYPDNSLGFVENFLRLNFGIMAEPYEVNPVLVKALDRLLILHEDHEQNASTSTVRLVGSTGANLFASISAGINALSGPLHGGANEAVLDMLARIRDSGESVERYVDRVKNKEDGIKLMGFGHRVYKSYDPRAKLVKESVDAVLADLGVSDPLLNIARELEAIALADDYFVERKLYPNVDFYTGVIYKAMGFPTRMFTVLFAIGRLPGWIAHWREMNNDPHTKIGRPQQLYMGSAARDWPQR, from the coding sequence GTGAGCGACGGCGATCAGAAGGCCACTCTGCACTACCCCGGCGGCACCGCCGAATTCCCCATCTTGAGCAGTGTCGACGGCGCGTCGAGCATCGATGTCTCGACCCTCACCAAGCAGACCGGCCTGACCGCGCTCGACTACGGCTTCGTCAACACGGCCTCGACGCAGAGCGCCATCACCTATGTCGACGGCGACAACGGGCAGCTGCGCTACCGCGGCTACGCGATCGAAGACATCGCCGCGAACTCGAGTTTTCTCGAGGTCGCCTGGCTGCTCATCTACGGCGAACTGCCGACCGCTTCCGAGCTCGACGAGTTCGCGCACCGCGTCGGCCGCCACACGCTCCTGCACGAAGACCTCAAGCGCTTCTTCGACTCGCTGCCGCACCAGGCGCACCCCATGTCGGTGCTCTCCAGTGCGGTGAGTGCGCTGTCGACCTACTACGGCGACTCGCTCGACCCGCACGACCCCGAGCAAGTCGAGATCTCGACCATCCGCCTGCTGGCGAAGCTGCCCGTCATCGCGGCGTACGCGCACAAGAAGGCGATCGGTCAGGCTTTCCTCTACCCCGACAACTCGCTCGGCTTCGTCGAGAACTTCCTGCGCCTCAACTTCGGCATCATGGCCGAGCCTTACGAGGTCAACCCGGTTCTCGTGAAGGCGCTCGATCGCCTGCTGATTCTGCACGAAGACCACGAGCAGAACGCGTCGACCTCGACCGTGCGTCTCGTCGGCTCGACCGGAGCCAACCTCTTCGCCTCGATCTCTGCGGGCATCAACGCCCTCTCGGGGCCGCTGCACGGCGGTGCCAACGAGGCCGTGCTCGACATGCTGGCCCGCATCCGCGATTCGGGTGAGAGCGTCGAGCGCTACGTCGACCGCGTCAAGAACAAAGAAGACGGCATCAAGCTCATGGGCTTCGGGCACCGGGTCTACAAGAGCTACGACCCGCGCGCCAAGCTCGTGAAAGAGAGCGTGGATGCCGTGCTCGCCGACCTCGGTGTCAGCGACCCGCTGCTCAACATCGCCCGCGAGCTCGAGGCCATCGCTCTCGCCGATGACTACTTCGTCGAGCGCAAGCTCTACCCGAACGTCGACTTCTACACGGGTGTCATCTACAAGGCCATGGGCTTTCCGACGCGCATGTTCACGGTGCTGTTCGCGATCGGGCGCCTGCCGGGCTGGATCGCCCACTGGCGCGAGATGAACAACGACCCCCACACGAAGATTGGGCGCCCTCAGCAGCTCTACATGGGCTCGGCCGCGCGCGACTGGCCTCAGCGCTAG
- a CDS encoding branched-chain amino acid aminotransferase — protein MTNLLPMATRDLTWSVTMNDAARSADEREAVLADPGFGKHFTDHMVDICWSEKGGWHRPRVQPYGPIALDPAAAVLHYGQEIFEGLKAYRHADGSIWSFRPDANARRLQRSARRLALPELPEQYFIESLKQLIAVDGDWVPSAPETSLYLRPFMFAKEAFLGVRPAHKVAYYVIASPAGAYFHGGVTPVSIWLSTDYARAGKGGTGAAKTGGNYASSLIAQAEAAEHGCAQVLFLDAVEGRYLEELGGMNVVLVYKDGTLVTPLSDSILEGITRDSILQLAEDRGHTVERRRVSIDEWREGVESGEIVEAFACGTAAVVTPIAMLKAKDFEIGSADAPAGELTMSLRAELTDIQYGRRADPHGWMLRLDA, from the coding sequence ATGACGAACCTGCTTCCGATGGCCACGCGCGACCTGACCTGGTCCGTGACGATGAACGACGCTGCGCGGTCAGCGGACGAGCGCGAGGCCGTTCTCGCCGACCCGGGCTTCGGCAAGCACTTCACCGACCACATGGTCGACATCTGCTGGAGCGAGAAGGGGGGCTGGCACCGCCCGCGCGTGCAGCCTTACGGTCCGATCGCCCTCGACCCTGCCGCTGCCGTGCTGCACTACGGGCAAGAGATCTTCGAGGGGCTCAAGGCTTACCGTCACGCTGATGGTTCGATCTGGTCGTTCCGCCCCGACGCTAATGCTCGCCGCCTGCAGCGCTCGGCCCGGCGGCTCGCGCTGCCCGAACTGCCCGAACAGTACTTCATCGAGTCGTTGAAGCAGCTCATCGCCGTCGACGGAGACTGGGTGCCGAGCGCTCCCGAGACGAGCCTGTACCTGCGGCCGTTCATGTTCGCGAAAGAGGCGTTTCTCGGTGTGCGCCCCGCGCACAAGGTGGCCTACTACGTCATCGCCTCGCCCGCGGGCGCCTACTTCCACGGCGGAGTCACGCCCGTGTCGATCTGGCTCTCGACCGACTACGCCCGCGCGGGCAAGGGTGGAACGGGCGCCGCGAAGACCGGAGGAAACTACGCCTCGTCGCTTATCGCGCAGGCCGAGGCGGCCGAGCACGGGTGCGCCCAGGTGCTCTTCCTCGACGCCGTCGAAGGTCGCTACCTCGAAGAGCTCGGCGGCATGAACGTCGTGCTGGTCTACAAAGACGGCACGCTCGTCACGCCGCTCAGCGACTCGATTCTCGAGGGCATCACGCGCGACTCGATTCTGCAGCTCGCCGAAGACCGCGGTCACACGGTCGAGCGTCGCCGCGTGAGCATCGACGAGTGGCGCGAGGGCGTCGAGTCGGGTGAGATCGTCGAGGCCTTTGCCTGCGGCACCGCTGCTGTCGTGACCCCGATCGCGATGCTCAAGGCCAAAGATTTCGAGATCGGCAGCGCCGACGCCCCCGCGGGCGAGTTGACGATGTCGTTGCGTGCCGAGCTCACCGACATTCAGTACGGGCGTCGCGCCGACCCGCACGGCTGGATGCTGCGGCTGGATGCCTGA
- a CDS encoding DUF1353 domain-containing protein — protein sequence MPFLTTAGDPLSALPLVYRRGRDFQVAADFVYLNPRDGTTTRVPAHQLDLPPHSGNSTDFASVPPFLWGLIANYGTQTLPAIMHDSLVGQLLREPEEQRLALRRDADELFRVALIDNGVHRLRARVMWAAVGLESWWRHGRGLGRVLIAQVAGGTLAVVASVALGVALSPWWFALALAPVALAVLWGRTAGLVSAATYLAALYAPLILGAFLASHVENAIAMVVWLATGCKGPRPRAEPTVAWKEEYAPERAAPGPR from the coding sequence GTGCCATTTCTCACGACCGCGGGCGATCCGTTGAGCGCTCTGCCGCTCGTCTACCGTCGAGGGCGAGACTTTCAGGTCGCCGCCGACTTCGTCTACCTCAACCCGCGCGACGGCACCACTACGCGTGTGCCCGCGCACCAGCTCGACCTGCCGCCGCACAGCGGCAACAGCACCGACTTCGCCTCGGTGCCGCCGTTCTTGTGGGGGCTCATCGCCAATTACGGCACCCAGACGCTGCCCGCGATCATGCACGACTCGCTCGTGGGGCAGCTGCTGCGTGAGCCTGAAGAGCAGCGGCTCGCTCTGCGGCGCGACGCCGATGAACTCTTCCGCGTCGCGCTCATCGACAACGGGGTGCACCGGCTGCGCGCTCGCGTCATGTGGGCCGCCGTCGGGCTCGAGAGCTGGTGGCGGCACGGCCGCGGCTTGGGGCGGGTATTGATCGCCCAGGTCGCGGGCGGCACCCTCGCCGTGGTCGCCTCCGTGGCGCTCGGTGTCGCCCTCTCGCCCTGGTGGTTCGCTCTCGCGCTCGCCCCGGTGGCTCTCGCGGTGCTCTGGGGCCGCACCGCAGGGCTGGTCAGTGCTGCCACGTACCTGGCAGCGCTCTACGCACCGCTCATTCTCGGAGCGTTTCTGGCCTCGCACGTCGAGAACGCCATCGCGATGGTCGTCTGGCTCGCCACCGGGTGCAAGGGCCCCCGGCCGCGCGCTGAACCGACGGTCGCGTGGAAAGAGGAGTACGCCCCGGAGCGTGCTGCTCCGGGGCCCCGCTGA
- a CDS encoding 3-isopropylmalate dehydrogenase: MSRTLDLAVIGGDGIGPEVTAEALKVLHAALGDDAVVRETAYDLGAEHYLKTGEILSDETLEALSQHDAIVFGAVGGDPRDPRLAGGIIERGLLLKLRFAFDHYVNLRPTLLAPGIASPLAHPGAVDFVVVREGTEGPYVGNGGRFRQGTPHEVATEVSLNTAFGVERVVRFAFAQAAVRRQKLTLVHKTNVLVHAGSLWQSTVDRIAPEFASVTVDYLHVDAATIFLVTDPARFDVIVTDNLFGDILTDLAAAIGGGIGLAASGNLNPDGAFPSMVEPVHGSAPDIAGQQKADPTAAILSIAILLEQQALTDAAARVRAAVLADLADRPSSARSTSEVGDAIVARLR; this comes from the coding sequence GTGAGCCGCACGCTCGATCTGGCCGTCATCGGCGGCGATGGCATCGGCCCGGAGGTCACAGCAGAAGCCCTCAAGGTGCTGCACGCAGCCCTCGGCGACGACGCGGTCGTGCGCGAGACCGCCTATGACCTCGGTGCCGAGCACTACCTGAAGACCGGCGAGATTCTCTCTGACGAGACCCTCGAGGCCCTGTCGCAGCACGACGCGATCGTTTTCGGTGCCGTCGGCGGAGACCCGCGCGACCCGCGCCTTGCCGGAGGCATCATCGAGCGCGGGCTGCTGCTCAAGCTGCGCTTCGCCTTCGACCACTACGTCAATCTGCGCCCGACCTTGCTCGCGCCGGGCATCGCGTCGCCGCTCGCCCATCCGGGCGCGGTCGACTTCGTGGTCGTGCGCGAGGGCACCGAGGGGCCCTACGTCGGCAACGGCGGTCGATTCCGGCAGGGCACCCCGCACGAGGTCGCCACCGAGGTCTCGCTCAACACGGCCTTCGGCGTCGAGCGGGTGGTGCGGTTCGCGTTCGCGCAAGCCGCCGTGCGCCGTCAGAAACTCACGCTCGTGCACAAGACCAACGTGCTCGTGCACGCAGGATCGTTGTGGCAGAGCACCGTCGACCGCATCGCGCCCGAGTTCGCATCCGTCACCGTCGATTACCTGCACGTCGATGCCGCCACGATCTTCCTGGTCACAGACCCTGCCCGCTTCGACGTCATCGTCACCGACAACCTGTTCGGCGACATTCTCACCGACCTCGCCGCGGCGATCGGCGGCGGCATCGGCCTTGCGGCGTCGGGCAACCTGAACCCCGACGGAGCCTTCCCGAGCATGGTCGAGCCCGTGCACGGCTCTGCCCCCGACATCGCGGGGCAGCAGAAGGCTGACCCGACGGCAGCGATCTTGTCGATCGCCATTCTGCTCGAGCAGCAGGCGCTGACGGATGCCGCAGCGCGCGTGCGCGCCGCGGTGCTCGCCGACCTCGCTGACCGCCCGAGCTCGGCGCGCTCGACCTCTGAGGTCGGAGACGCCATCGTCGCTCGCTTGCGCTAG
- the serA gene encoding phosphoglycerate dehydrogenase, whose amino-acid sequence MPKPVVLIAEELSPATVDALGPDFDIRQVDGTDRPTLLAALADAHAVLIRSATQMDAEAIAAGKTLKVIARAGVGLDNVDVPAATSAGVMVVNAPTSNVISAAELAIAHLLSLARYVPDANASMKAGEWKRSKYTGVELYEKTVGVVGLGRIGVLVAQRLAAFGVELIAYDPYVPPARAQQLGVTLVTLDELMQRSDFITIHIPKTPETTNLISTAQFALAKPTLRIVNASRGGIIDEDALREALATGRIAGAGLDVFVNEPPVGSPLLDLPTIQLTPHLGASTDEAQEKAGVSVAKSVRLALDGELVPDAVNVAGGVIDPTVRPGIPLMEKLGQVFAALADASFASIDVEVRGEIVEHDVNVLKLAALKGIFSAISSEQVSYVNAPLLAEQRGVAVRLLTEADSPEYRNLLTIRGALSDGTQLSVSGTLVGAKQVQKIVEINGYDVEVPMAEHFIVMLYTDRPGIVAIYGKEFGEASINIAGMQIARHTAGGQALSVLTVDSRVPEELLERLRTAIDASVMREITIVEQ is encoded by the coding sequence GTGCCCAAGCCGGTTGTGCTCATTGCCGAAGAACTGTCTCCCGCCACCGTCGACGCCCTCGGGCCCGACTTCGACATCAGGCAGGTCGACGGCACCGACCGGCCGACTCTGCTCGCCGCGCTGGCCGACGCCCACGCGGTGCTCATCAGGTCGGCGACGCAGATGGATGCTGAGGCCATCGCCGCCGGAAAGACCCTCAAGGTCATCGCGCGCGCCGGCGTGGGCCTCGACAACGTCGACGTGCCGGCCGCCACGAGTGCTGGTGTGATGGTCGTCAACGCGCCGACGAGCAACGTGATCAGTGCCGCCGAGCTCGCCATTGCGCACCTGCTTTCGCTGGCCCGCTACGTGCCCGACGCCAACGCCTCGATGAAGGCGGGGGAGTGGAAGCGCTCGAAGTACACGGGCGTCGAGCTCTACGAGAAGACCGTGGGCGTGGTCGGCCTGGGTCGCATCGGAGTGCTCGTCGCTCAGCGGCTCGCGGCCTTCGGCGTCGAGCTCATCGCCTACGACCCCTACGTGCCGCCGGCGCGTGCGCAGCAGCTCGGTGTGACGCTCGTGACGCTCGACGAGCTCATGCAGCGCAGCGACTTCATCACCATCCACATTCCGAAGACGCCCGAGACGACGAACCTCATCAGCACGGCCCAGTTCGCACTCGCGAAGCCGACCCTGCGCATCGTCAACGCCAGCCGAGGCGGCATCATCGACGAGGATGCCCTCCGCGAGGCACTCGCCACTGGCCGCATCGCCGGCGCCGGTCTCGACGTCTTCGTCAACGAGCCGCCCGTCGGCTCGCCGCTGCTCGACCTGCCCACCATCCAGCTCACGCCGCACCTCGGCGCCTCGACCGATGAGGCTCAAGAGAAGGCGGGTGTGTCGGTGGCGAAGTCGGTGCGCCTCGCGCTCGATGGCGAGCTCGTGCCCGACGCCGTGAACGTGGCGGGCGGTGTGATCGACCCGACCGTGCGCCCCGGCATTCCGCTCATGGAGAAGCTCGGCCAGGTCTTCGCGGCGCTCGCCGATGCCTCGTTCGCGAGCATCGATGTCGAGGTGCGCGGCGAAATCGTCGAGCACGACGTCAACGTGCTCAAGCTCGCGGCGCTCAAGGGCATCTTTAGCGCGATCTCAAGCGAGCAGGTCAGCTACGTCAACGCGCCTCTGCTGGCCGAGCAGCGCGGAGTCGCCGTTCGGCTGCTGACCGAGGCCGACAGCCCCGAGTACCGCAATCTGCTGACGATTCGGGGCGCGTTGAGCGACGGAACGCAGCTGTCGGTCAGCGGCACCCTGGTCGGCGCCAAGCAGGTGCAGAAGATCGTCGAGATCAACGGGTACGACGTCGAGGTGCCGATGGCCGAGCACTTCATCGTCATGCTCTACACCGACCGGCCCGGCATCGTGGCGATCTACGGCAAAGAGTTCGGTGAGGCGAGCATCAACATCGCGGGCATGCAGATCGCGCGGCACACGGCCGGCGGCCAGGCGCTGAGCGTGCTGACGGTCGACTCGCGCGTGCCCGAAGAACTGCTTGAGCGGCTGCGCACAGCGATCGATGCGAGCGTCATGCGCGAGATCACCATCGTCGAGCAGTAG
- a CDS encoding DUF6458 family protein produces the protein MSIGFGIFLVAVGAILAFAVQVSVEWIALTTVGYILMVAGVVMVVIGGVLMARKRSSVTTQRTQVDPNNGEQVTRRESIASDPVE, from the coding sequence ATGAGCATTGGATTCGGAATATTCCTCGTCGCGGTCGGGGCCATCCTCGCCTTCGCCGTGCAGGTCAGCGTCGAATGGATCGCCCTGACGACCGTGGGATACATCCTCATGGTTGCCGGAGTCGTCATGGTCGTCATCGGCGGAGTGCTCATGGCACGCAAGCGCTCGTCGGTCACGACGCAGCGCACGCAGGTCGACCCGAACAACGGCGAGCAAGTCACGCGCCGCGAGTCGATCGCGAGCGACCCGGTCGAGTAG
- a CDS encoding DoxX family protein: MPLDALLVPFAGSPVDLARVITAVVFVAIGITHFVPTVVRTMAAMVPRAFHGRPFSPVGWVWVTGVAEIAGGLGLVLEPTRAAAGIALAVFLVCVFPANAYAAQHRDRFGPVAVPFWPRLAMQVALIVLVLWVGLA; the protein is encoded by the coding sequence ATGCCCCTGGATGCTCTGCTCGTGCCCTTCGCAGGGTCACCTGTCGACCTGGCGCGCGTCATCACCGCCGTCGTCTTTGTCGCTATCGGCATCACCCACTTCGTGCCGACCGTCGTACGCACCATGGCGGCGATGGTGCCTCGCGCCTTTCACGGCCGGCCGTTCTCGCCCGTGGGCTGGGTCTGGGTGACGGGCGTTGCCGAGATCGCCGGCGGGCTCGGCCTCGTGCTCGAGCCGACCCGCGCCGCGGCGGGCATCGCGCTCGCCGTGTTCTTGGTGTGCGTTTTTCCGGCCAACGCCTATGCCGCGCAGCACCGCGACCGGTTCGGCCCTGTCGCCGTGCCGTTCTGGCCGAGGCTCGCGATGCAGGTCGCCCTCATCGTCCTCGTGCTCTGGGTGGGGCTCGCCTAG